One genomic window of Monodelphis domestica isolate mMonDom1 chromosome 1, mMonDom1.pri, whole genome shotgun sequence includes the following:
- the INSYN2A gene encoding inhibitory synaptic factor 2A gives MVSKEPGRCLLAAPESEAEPAASLALEMRYALDASRQIKKRNKALQVRFKDICEAQSEHRDRQLSSGPPAERREAKAVCYRAAAYRKYMTVPARRSIPNVTRSTGVQTSPDLKKCYQTFPPDRKKGSGAKSHDNGFLIDVQDPSEGRASGEAAPGGPAHPHAHTNNVERSPSDSCSEPCKSPAGDSCGTGRPLHNSPEPAPGEADDQPDDKARPDAEDAHPSTQGRVFKTEVAALYLPASGSAAESEWSLCPAAEDEKRRTGHLNGLHPQAESAQACPAQCLEQPLQRNVSPTSAAAADEHPPCRTAVALSGECREIVPHTEVVDLKAQLQVMENLISSSQETIKVLLGVIQELEKGEAHREGLSYRTGQDTANCATCRNSACIIYSVELDFKQQEDKLQPVLRRLHPTEEAQVAPLPYSPETYSATPKQKPKPEAKKHGRWRLWFL, from the exons ATGGTGAGTAAAGAGCCCGGCAGATGCCTCCTCGCAGCTCCCGAGAGCGAAGCGGAGCCCGCGGCGTCGCTGGCCCTGGAGATGCGCTACGCGCTGGACGCCAGCCGGCAGATCAAGAAGAGGAACAAAGCCCTGCAGGTGCGCTTCAAAGACATCTGCGAGGCCCAGAGCGAGCACAGGGACCGGCAGCTGAGCTCCGGGCCGCCGGCCGAGCGCAGGGAGGCCAAGGCCGTGTGCTACCGGGCCGCCGCCTACCGCAAGTACATGACGGTGCCGGCGCGCAGGTCCATCCCCAACGTGACCCGGAGCACCGGGGTGCAGACGTCGCCGGACCTCAAGAAGTGCTACCAGACCTTCCCGCCCGACCGCAAGAAAGGCAGCGGCGCCAAGAGCCACGACAACGGCTTCCTGATCGACGTCCAGGACCCGAGCGAGGGGAGGGCCTCGGGGGAGGCGGCTCCGGGCGGCCCCGCCCACCCCCACGCCCACACCAACAATGTGGAGCGCTCCCCCAGCGACTCCTGCTCCGAGCCCTGTAAGAGCCCCGCGGGGGACAGCTGCGGCACAGGCCGTCCCCTCCACAACTCCCCCGAGCCCGCCCCCGGGGAGGCCGATGACCAGCCCGATGACAAAGCCAGGCCGGACGCCGAGGACGCCCATCCGTCCACACAAGGCAGAGTGTTCAAGACCGAAGTGGCGGCCCTTTACTTACCCGCGTCGGGCTCGGCGGCGGAGAGCGAGTGGTCCCTGTGCCCCGCCGCCGAGGACGAGAAAAGGAGGACTGGCCACCTGAACGGGCTGCACCCGCAGGCAGAGAGCGCCCAGGCCTGCCCGGCGCAGTGCCTCGAGCAGCCCCTCCAGAGAAACGTGTCGCCCACGTCGGCAGCAGCGGCGGACGAGCACCCGCCCTGCCGGACGGCTGTGGCGCTGAGTGGGGAATGCCGGGAAATCGTGCCTCACACCGAAGTGGTGGACCTGAAGGCGCAGCTTCAGGTGATGGAGAACCTGATCAGCTCCAGCCAGGAGACCATCAAAGTGCTGCTGGGCGTGATCCAGGAGCTGGAAAAGGGCGAGGCTCATCGGGAAGG GCTTTCCTACAGGACTGGCCAGGACACGGCCAACTGCGCAACGTGCAGGAACAGCGCCTGCATCATCTACAG TGTGGAACTGGACTTCAAGCAGCAGGAGGACAAGCTGCAGCCCGTCCTGAGACGCCTGCACCCCACCGAAGAAGCTCAGGTCGCACCCTTGCCTTACTCGCCGGAGACCTACTCCGCCACGCCCAAGCAAAAACCCAAACCGGAAGCCAAGAAGCACGGAAGATGGAGGCTCTGGTTCCTCTAA